From Canis lupus baileyi chromosome 16, mCanLup2.hap1, whole genome shotgun sequence:
CTGGGCGCCACGCGGCTGAGCCCAGGAAATGCGTCCGGGTTCTGGGGTTACGAGGGGAGCTGTCCAGCCCCGCAGGGTGAGCTAGGAGAAAGTGGGCCAACGCCGACCCGGCCGAGCGAGCGGCGGGCGCCAGGGCCGGGTGGGGCAGCGACTCCCCCTCCAGCCCGGCGGCCCCGGGcgtcgcccccgccccccacgtgGCCGCAGCCGTCCCAGCCCCTGCGAGGAAGCGGCGCGGCTTCCTGGGGCTTGGGCCGGGGATATAggcgcccccgcccgggcccggcTCAGCGCCACCGCCCCTCCTCGCCTGCGCGCCGCGCGATGGCCTCGCTCCGGGCTGAGCGCGCAGCCAGCGGCCCGCGGCTCCCCGCTACCCGCGCGGGGCGACCGGCTGcgctccgcctcctcctcctgctgggcGGTGAGCGCTGCgcccgggggcccgggggagggggaagcGCGAGAGAGGcccggaggggagggggctggactGCCGAGGCCGAGACGGGGCCCCGGGGTGCGGGCGGGACAGCGCTGTCCTCGGACGGTCCTCGGCCCCACTTCGGTGAGGGCTCGGCGCGAGCTGCTTCCCACTTGGAGGAACCTGGGCTGCCGGGACCCCGCGGAGCGGTCTTGGGAGGTCTGGGGCTGGCGAGGAGGAAGAGGATTTTGGGTCTGGATTGAGTGGGAGGGAGCTGGTATCAGCCCACTCTTCCAGTCGCTGAGGCGTCCCTTGGGGGCCTGgattgttcctttttctcctctgaaaGTAGTTTTGACTTCTTAGGGTCTCAGACCCCTCCTCCAGGCTCCACCGCTTGGATCCCCActatccctcctccccctcccatttCTGTTCACAGCTGTCCTAAAGCCCCAGGAGTCCCTGGCTCAGCTTCTTCCCACTGAAGGCAGCTTGAAGTTAGAAGGTgtgtatccccccccccccaccccaactctggGAGGGTGGGCGGGCTAGGGCTGCGTGCGAGGAGAGCCAGGTCAGTGGGGAGGGTCTCTTTTCTCACGAGCCCAATTGGTGGGCCATTAAACTTCCTTCTGTTCTCTCTTGGGGTTCCTTgtggtctttctccctctcatcccCTGTGGCTCCCACCCAGCTCTGAGCTGGCTTACCTCACAGGTAGGTTAGAAGACCCCAGAAAAAGTATGTGGATGTTCCAGTGGGGCTGGCACCTGGAAGGCATTAACATTTTTCTGAGCTGAGACTCCTTGGAAAACTTTCTGAGACTCTCCTGGTGTTTGCCATGTTTGAAGACAGGAACAGTGGAAATACCTGGACCAGAGGGattggaggaaggggcaggggtgtGGTCAGTGTGCAGCAATCTGTGCCCACAGGGAACAAGATGGCTGACTATGAAACCAGTGTCCAATTTTGCTGGCAATCTTATAAGGAGCAGATGGACTCTATCCCCAAGGATTGGTGCGACTGGGCCATGATTAGCAGGTAGGGGCAGTACCAGGGCAGCTTGGGCCAGGGGTGGGGCCTGCTCCTTGTGGGTGGGCCTTGCATAAGTGTGGGGCATTCTTCTCTCTTGGCCCAACCTGTACTCACTC
This genomic window contains:
- the RAMP2 gene encoding receptor activity-modifying protein 2 isoform X2 — protein: MASLRAERAASGPRLPATRAGRPAALRLLLLLGAVLKPQESLAQLLPTEGSLKLEGNKMADYETSVQFCWQSYKEQMDSIPKDWCDWAMISRPYSDLQYCLEHFAEAFGLGFPNPWAEEVIFETHQIHFANCSLVQPTLSDPPEDVLLAMIIAPICLIPFLVTLVVWRSKDNEAQA
- the RAMP2 gene encoding receptor activity-modifying protein 2 isoform X1 → MASLRAERAASGPRLPATRAGRPAALRLLLLLGAVLKPQESLAQLLPTEGSLKLEDRNSGNTWTRGIGGRGRGVVSVQQSVPTGNKMADYETSVQFCWQSYKEQMDSIPKDWCDWAMISRPYSDLQYCLEHFAEAFGLGFPNPWAEEVIFETHQIHFANCSLVQPTLSDPPEDVLLAMIIAPICLIPFLVTLVVWRSKDNEAQA